From Epinephelus lanceolatus isolate andai-2023 chromosome 5, ASM4190304v1, whole genome shotgun sequence, the proteins below share one genomic window:
- the LOC117261912 gene encoding gamma-crystallin M2-like — protein sequence MSATDMNMMSRVIFYEDRNFQGRSYECSSDCSDMSSYLSRCHSCRVQRGCFMVYDRTNFMGNQFFLRRGEYSDYQSMMGMSDCIRSCRMIPMHRGSYRMRIYERENFGGHMHELMDDCDNVMDRYRMSNCMSCHVMDGHWLMYEQPHYRGRMMYMRPGEYRNFMNMGMNNMRFMSMKRIMDSYY from the exons ATGTCCGCCACCGACATGAACATGATGAGCAGG gTCATCTTCTACGAGGACAGGAACTTCCAGGGTCGTTCCTACGAGTGCAGCAGCGACTGCTCCGACATGTCCTCCTACCTGAGCAGGTGTCACTCCTGCAGGGTGCAGAGAGGCTGCTTCATGGTCTATGATCGCACAAACTTCATGGGCAACCAGTTCTTCCTGAGGAGGGGCGAGTACTCTGACTACCAGAGCATGATGGGAATGAGCGACTGCATCAGGTCCTGCCGCATGATCCCCATG CACCGCGGCTCCTACAGGATGAGGATCTATGAGAGGGAGAACTTCGGAGGCCACATGCACGAGCTGATGGACGACTGCGACAACGTCATGGACCGTTACCGCATGTCCAACTGCATGTCCTGTCACGTGATGGACGGACACTGGCTGATGTACGAGCAGCCCCACTACAGAGGCAGGATGATGTACATGAGGCCTGGAGAGTACAGGAACTTCATGAACATGGGCATGAACAACATGAGGTTCATGAGCATGAAGCGCATCATGGACTCTTACTATTAG
- the LOC117262479 gene encoding gamma-crystallin M2-like, with the protein MTSSSMNMGRVIFYEDKNFQGRSYECSSDCADMSSYLSRCHSCRVERGCFMVYDRTNFMGNQYFLRRGEYSDYQSMMGMNDCIRSCRMIPMHRGSYRMRIYERENFGGHMHELMDDCDNVMDRYRMSNCMSCHVMDGHWLMYEQPHYRGRMMYMRPGEYRNFMNMGMNNMRFMSMRRIMDSYY; encoded by the exons ATGACTTCCAGCAGCATGAACATGGGCAGG GTCATCTTCTACGAGGACAAGAACTTCCAGGGTCGTTCCTATGAGTGCAGCAGCGACTGCGCCGACATGTCCTCCTACCTGAGCAGGTGTCACTCCTGTAGGGTGGAGAGAGGCTGCTTCATGGTCTATGATCGCACCAATTTCATGGGCAACCAGTATTTCCTGAGGAGGGGCGAGTACTCTGACTACCAGAGCATGATGGGAATGAACGACTGCATCAGGTCCTGCCGCATGATCCCCATG CACCGTGGCTCCTACAGGATGAGGATCTATGAGAGGGAGAACTTCGGAGGCCACATGCATGAGCTGATGGATGACTGCGACAACGTCATGGACCGTTACCGCATGTCCAACTGCATGTCCTGTCACGTGATGGACGGACACTGGCTGATGTACGAGCAGCCCCACTACAGAGGCAGGATGATGTACATGAGGCCTGGAGAGTACAGGAACTTCATGAACATGGGCATGAACAACATGAGGTTCATGAGCATGAGGCGCATCATGGACTCTTACTATTAG
- the LOC144463441 gene encoding cadherin EGF LAG seven-pass G-type receptor 1-like, translating into MAVNSDVIAFNYLFSIFSCLQGVCFFFFYCVFNRELRTNLKEIFIRRKRSRELRSQHTTGLSRSLNRKQSFSGDEGLYRTTIGESTASLNSSRNDSGLKCPSSSSSTRKCFHGNNNSATLTRKQFRRKDSDSSSDSSSDASFHSSDSEDERLKHLRSNQRRQEEKKNTTVQGQTLSNHVQPYWLVDPPTVTDSERHSEGGGGGEGAEVNLSVETRVNTDQLNNRDLPSSPDSNQQPMRRRGILKMRTPSPLSPPSATVTDMNRKNLLIEAPPLCCSATSSPTNHSLRQAVAGGNRVCVKIVPPLSPLLQTRPPLSPRQQHSGVTMLTRTRLMTLDRNEEKDKSDDETSI; encoded by the exons ATGGCAGTCAACAGTGATGTCATTGCCTTCAACTACCTGTTCTCCATCTTCAGCTGCCTGCAG GgcgtctgcttcttcttcttctactgtgtGTTCAACAGAGAGCTGAGGACGAACCTGAAGGAGATTTTCATCAGGAGGAAGAGAAGCAGAGAGCTCAGGAGCCAACACACCACCGGCCTTTCT CGCTCTCTGAACAGGAAGCAGTCATTCTCTGGAGATGAAGGTCTGTATCGAACCACCATTGGAGAGTCGACGGCATCTCTGAATAGCAGCAG GAACGACTCAGGACTGAAGTGCCCCTCCTCTTCCAGCTCCACCAGGAagtgtttccatggtaacaacAACTCTGCCACCTTAACCCGAAAACAGTTCAGAAGAAAAG ACTCTGACAGCAGCTCAGACAGCAGCTCCGACGCTTCCTTTCATTCGTCTGACAGCGAGGATGAACGATTGAAACATCTGCGGAGCAACCAGCGACgacaggaggagaagaaaaacacCACAGTGCAGG GTCAAACTCTGTCCAATCACGTGCAGCCTTACTGGCTGGTGGATCCTCCCACAGTCACTGACAGTGAGCGGCACAgtgaaggaggtggaggaggtgaaggtgCGGAGGTGAACCTCAGTGTGGAGACCAGAGTCAACACCGACCAGCTGAACAACAGAGACCTGCCCAGCTCACCTGATAGTAACCAGCAGCCAATGAGACGACGAG GGATCTTAAAGATGAGGACCCCCTCTCCCCTCAGTCCTCCTTCCGCCACAGTGACAGACATGAACAGAAAGAACCTCCTCATTGAAGCCCCACCCCTCTGCTGCTCCGCCACCTCATctccaaccaatcacagccttcGTCAGGCTGTTGCCGGGGGAAACAGAGTTTGCGTTAAAATCGTTCCCCCTCTTTCCCCGCTGCTGCAGACACGCCCACCTCTGTCACCACGGCAACAACACAGTGGAGTCACCATGTTAACCAGGACGAGGCTGATGACTTTGGACAGGAACGAAGAGAAAGACAAGTCAga CGATGAAACTTCCATCTGA